CTCGGTCTTCTTAGCAATATGCTGTTCCACATACGCACCGAAAGCTTGCTCGCCATACTTGTCCTTGTAGAACTCAACCACATCTCGTCCGAGAGTGAACTCAGCATTCAGGATACCTGTAGGCACAGACAGATCGGCAGTGGATACTCCCTGAGCCGTTAAAGCGCCATCAAGGCTGTTCTTGAAGACCAGATCGTCAATCAACCCGACGTCTATCTTCTCATCTTTCAGCAGTGGAATGACCGAGATATCGGAAAGGGTATCACCCGGTTGGCTTCCCACCACTTCATCGATAAACAGCGAAGTAGTGTTAGCCGTCAGGATGTTCATCGCCTTGCCGGAATCGACATCGGCGATGCCTTTGTAGATCTCCCGGTGGCTTGCCTTGACGATGACTTTATTGCCATCGATCATGACTTCCTTGTCCATGTTTTGCTGGTTTTCATCAGGCTCTCCGGGTATGCTTTTGGAGATAGCTCTGCTCATAGTGACGGACAGGTCTTTCAAGCTCTTCTCAATACTCTTGATGGCTTCCGAGACGATCACAGTACCGCTGCTCTTTTCGAGTTCAGTGATACGGTCGGTAATGGCAGCTATGCCCTTCTGCATCTCGCTGTTGTTGTTCAGTTCCGCTACCTTGCGAAGGGAATTGAGTTCGTTTTTGATCTCGGTCAGGCTGGCTTCGGTACCGCTGTAATCATCGGCTCTGCCATAGATGGAGACACCATTGAACTCGCCTTTTTCTACTTTCTGCCAGAGTTCCGAGTTGAGGTTTTCGCATTTGAGGACTTGTACCCAGGCACCCACTTTAGCATCGGGGAAATGCTCTTTGTCAGCAGTCTTGAGGATATAGTTCTCTACTACGGCAAACTCCGGGACCGGCTGCATGTTGTGGTTCACATCGCATTTGCCGACCAGACCGTGCTTGGCAAAGTGATCACAGGCTTTCTGTATCTCCTCTTTGGTGTAATAGTCGCCTTGGGAGTCGTGGATGTTGGGTTCCATCAGAGTGACATAAAGCCTTCCCTGAGTGCCGCTCGTTTCACTTTTGAACTTAGTAGAGTTGATCTTGTGCTCAAAGCTTCTGCCGTTAGCATTCTTGACTACGAAGCCCTTCTGGTTAGCCGGGTTCCTCTCATCAAAAAGCAGGGAGACCAGTTCGACTTCCACATTACGCAGTTCGCCCTTCTGAACGATCCTGCTTTTGTTTCCGAATAGATTCACAGTACCTCCTATGGTGTTGTGATAGTGTTGTTTGTTAAATTGTTGTTTCATTTTAGTTGATCACCGTTTCCTAAAAATTACGGCTTTGCTTGAATAACTGCTCATCGGCAGACTGCAGAGCTTCTGTGAGGTTACCGAAGTTGAAGTCAGCCGGAGTTACATTCCAGTTGAACTCGTAATTGAACTCGATGGCTAAGGTTAAGGCTAAGCGTTCCTGCAGGGGTTTTATCACGAAGTGATAGAACATCAGCATATCGCTTTTATTATCGCCACCTAACTGCCCTGGAATAAGCTGAGACACAACCCTTGCCGGGACCCGGTGATAAGCGAAGATGCCTTCTCTCAAATCCTTCTTAAGGGATAGAAAGCCACCTTCTCTGTCCTGCTGACGTAGCGGTTCAAGACGTATCTTGACGTCTTTACTTTCACTTTCAATCAGGACAGTGCTATGGCTCTTGGCATTGCCTTTGACATCTATTAAGGCTTTCTCAATCTCGGTATAGGCATCGGTCATTACTTCATTGCCCTGCTCATCTGTAACTGTGCCATCACGCAGAGTTCCACCCTCTACAATAACGAAATAGTCGATCATCAGGCCGTTCTGGAAGTTGTTATAATCGAAGGTCTTGATCTCGGATAAAATCTCAACGTTAATAGCTATTGGCAGACAGGACAGACCCCAGGCATTGGACTTATGGGTACTTTTCTTGATATGGATGATATCAGCATAAGCAAAGTCTTGCTTCTGGTTGTTCTTGGTCTGGATAAAGTTAGGTCGAAAGAACCCGAACTCATCATAGTTCTCCACTATTTGCACTTCTGTAGGCAACATGCGTTCCAGACCCATCCACTGCCCTTGGGCATTACGCATCTTGATCAGAAAGCCATTTCCACAGGCGATATAGAACTTGATCAACTCGCCTAAGATAGTAGTCTGGTCTTCACAAGCAGGGAACTCGGCTGTCTCCATCCACTTGGTGACATTACTATTCTTGCATTCAAACTGCATGACGGTTGCCATCATAATGGCATCCACACAGCCGGAATGGTACTCATCTGTATCTAAGAGAGCTAAGAGTTTACTCATTAAATAGGGCTGGGAGACGACTTTCTTGCTTTCAGCTTCTTTGGATATCAGTCGCTTGCCGATTCTCTTCATTACCGCTAAGTCTACAGTCTCAGGCTTGTATTTGCTTTCTAACAGGTCAGTGGCAGAGCTGATGCCGACATTGTGATTACCGAGCCTCATCACCCTCATTTCAGACCCTTTTCGTGTATTTCGTGTTTTTCGTGGTTAATGAAGCTCATGATGCAGCTCCCGAGCCACTCTTGAGCAGGTCGAGTTTTGCGATTCTAACCAGACGGGTGCCGTCTATCCTGGAGGTGTAATACTCAATATGTGGGATATCTCTATTGGAAAACTTGAGATAGTTCTCTCTGAACTCCTCTTTGAAATTATACAGTGCCAGATCAGGATCATCCACGTTCTGGGCATTGACGATCAGATAGACAGTCCAGGCAATATCGGTGGAAGTAAACTGTCTGGAAGTGGGTTTGATACCATCTTCAGCATCCAGGATTACAATAGCGCAAGGCAGGGTCTTGGGAATACTGTCCTTGTTAAACATGATGTTCTGAACACAGGATTGCAAAGATTCGACTATTGTATCCCGCTGAGACAGAAACCTTTCCAAATTAGTCATAACCTGACCTCGATGGAGTTGAACTGCCGGTATATCCATTGCTCACGCTTAGTGATTACTTCTGAAAAAACGTTACGGGCAGCGATGCCTTCCCTTTTGATTTTGCCCCGAATGAGATATGCGATCTCAGCGATGGTCAGCTGCTTACCTGTCTCCTTGTCAGTCCAAGACAGGTGCTTGCGTTCGACCCAGGCGATTAAAGGGGCTATGGGAGTCCAGGAAGGCACCTTGCCGCCCAAAACGAATGGCTCGTGCTTGACATTGGACCCGACTCGAAGGATCATGCTGGAAGGTTGAGTCTCGACCAGATAACCCGTATTGCCATAGAAGTCGCCCTTATCGTAAATCTGTTTTACCAATATCTCCTTGCGGGAATCGGCATCGATAACAGAACCGATTAGATGCAGTCTGCTCTCCAAGGCGGTATAGATAGCCCGGTAGATCTCGATCATCAGTTCATCCGCTGACTCAAAAACTCTATCAGCCATCAGATGACTCCTGCTCGGAACTTCTTGGAGACTTTAGGTGACAGCTGCTCCAGACGGTCTTTTCCGACTTGGCTCAGGTAAGGTGACAATGATTGAAGCGCACGCTTCTCGAGGTTGAATTTGAATGCGTCAATTTCCGCCCCTGTGAGCAGTTCAGTGGCTGACTGGTCTAATCCCACTGATTTGACTATGCCCTCGCCCAGCGTCTTCAAATTGAGGAACTCGCAAGTGGAGTAGAGCATATAGAAACAATACCCAAAACGGAAAGAGGTGTAATAAGCTTCGCCCATATACACGCTGGGATAAACTGCGTTTAGATAATACTCTTCTTGCACCACACTGCGGATAAGCTCTATAACCAATTGGCTGTGCTCGCTGAATATGGGCTTTTCATGCATCTCAGTCGGTAGATTAAGCACTGAGGTCATAACATAAGCGGTTATGGGAATAGCAGTCGGGATCTGCTGCATCAACCTTTCCTCATCAGTTCGGATAGTTCAATGGCTCTGCGACCGACCTGTTTTGCCCACTTGGATACTAACATGTTATTGGCAGCTCTCTCAAAATCTCCAGCACCAATGAAAGCCAGGGTATTCTTGAAACCCATCAAACCAGTAATGCCGAGATTGAAGCACATGTTCAGAAGCACAGATTTGCGGATATCATTCAACCTTAAATATACAAGAGGAATATGCTCAAGCAGTTCAGTTTCACAGTGCAAAATGTCGTTCTCTAACAGGTATATAGCTTCTTTCTGGGAGATGCCATTTGCATCGAGATTACGACCAACTCCGATAGTCAGTTTGCCTGCAGTGCAGCGATAAGGTTTTAGCTTAAGTCCCTCATGTCTTAGTAACTGTTCTTTGACTTTCTGCAAAAGGATCTGTTCCATGTTTGCTCCAATAATCTTAGTCTGGAGCTATGAAACCATCCTACAATAATCTGACAAAACAGGATGCATAAGGATGCCACAGAATTTGTAGTTGACAGATATACCCTGTGTAGCTATTTGAAAAAAATGGAAAACTTCTGATTATTGCATAACTACTGAAGTTTTCACAAGAGTGGTCGTCGAGCAAGAAAGCTCAACCCCATAAGCGTGCAAAATATTGTAAACAATAAGATAAGGGAATTTGAGATGCCTATGAAAAAGGAAATTAAAAATCCGATCGAGACATACTTGCATACGAAAGAGGAGCGTTTAAACAATCCTCCTGTAGGGATGGTAACTCCAGAAACAGACCCTGATGGAAGTAAAAAATCATATAGTTATGATCCACATATAGACCCTCAGCTTCAATGGGCTGGAAAGCAAGAACATCTAAGTTTTGAAGTCCCTACGGTATCCCTGCATGTTCATGAAAGAATCGATCCACTGACGATTATAGACGCAGTCAGAAAAAAGAGGATTGACGAAGAAGATGATCAGATTGAGATTTCGTTGTTTAGCAAACCTGAAGAGAATCCACCACTTCGAGAAGCAATCCAATTTTACAAGCATAAACACAATTGGTCAAACAGGTTGATCGCTGGCGACTCACTTCTGGTGATGAATTCATTACTGGAAAAAGAGGGGATGGGAGGCAAGGTTCAAACAATATATTTTGATCCCCCATACGGTATCAAATATGGTTCGAATTTTCAACCCTTTACTAACAAAAAGAAAGTAGATGACAAAGACGATGATATGTCCATTGAACCAGAAACAATTAAGGCTTTTAGAGACACTTGGGAGCTGGGTATTCATTCATATCTGACATATATTCGAGATAGGCTGCTGTTATCTTGGCAATTATTGGATGACACTGGAAGTATTTTCCTTCAGATAAATGACAATAATCTACATTTAGTAAAAAACGTTTTAGATGAGATATTTGGATATGAGAATTGTGTTAATATCATCCCTTTTAAGAAGAGAGCTTCTTTTTTATCAAGATTTGGGAAGGGCCTATTCGAGCTCTTTGACTACATTGTTTGGTTTGCAAAAGACATTGATAAGATCAAAGTAAACCCCCTTTATATTCCAGTTGATAAGATGCAGCAACTGAAGGGGGAATTCAGATTTTACGATGATATACAAGGTATCAGGAAATTATCTGATGAAGACATCCTAAACTCTGAATTGGATTTATCTAGGGTGTTTAGAACTCATTCAGCATCAAAGAAAAGTACCAACCCCCAACATACAGAACCAGTTACAATTGGAACGGAAATTTTGCACCCTCCTATAGGACATGAATGGAAAGCTAATCCAGAAGGAATGAAGAGACTTGTCGAGTTAAATAGATTGGTAGCGGGGAGTCAAACTCGGCCATACAAAATTTATTTCTCAGACTTTCCTTATCAGTTGCTGAACAATCTTTGGGATGATACTCTTGCAGAGCAGAACCCGATTTATGCAGTACAAACAGATGAATTACCCATACAACGATGTATTCTTCTTTCGTCAGACCCCGGAGATGTTGTATTGGACATTACTTGTGGTAGCGGAACATCGGCTCTCGTGGCTGAACAATGGGGGCGTAGGTGGATAACTTGTGATACATCAAGGGTTGCAATAACTCTCACAAAGATCAGATTAATGTCATCTACTTTCCCTTATTACGAGTTAGCGCATCCATCTGAAGGTATTGGTAGTGGATTCAATTACAAATCTAAGAGTAGAATTAAATTAGAAACAATTGCACGAAATGAGCCTCCTGAAGAGATTCTACTATATGATAAACCTATACAAGATAGTTCTAAAGCACGAGTTACAGGACCTTTTACCGTAGAGGCTGTTCCAGCCCCAGCAGCGAAAAGTATAGATGAGATTATTCAAGGTAGCGAACCAGTTGCAGATAACAGTCTATCAAGATCTGGAGAAACATTACGTCAAGCCGAGTGGAGAGATGAACTGCTGAAAACAGGTGTAAGGGGCAAAAACAACCAGTACATAAAGTTTTCAAGAATCGAGCCTATTCCTGGTTGTCAGTGGATACATGCCGATGGAGAGACAAACCCAGAGTCCACAGAATCAGATCCAGTTAGAGTTGCAGTTTCTTTTGCATCAGAGTTTATGCCTCTGGAACAAAGACAGGTGTCGCTTGCTTTAGATGAAGCTCAAAGCTTGATACCTAAACCAAAGATATTGATATTCGCAGCATTTCAGTTTGACCCTGAAGCTGCAAAAGACATTGATGAAACGAATTGGCCCGGTGTACAAATGTTAAGAGTGCAAATGAATGCTGATCTGCTTACGGAAGACTTAAAAAAGAAAAGAGCATCAAATGACTCGTTTTGGCTTATTGGACAACCTGAAGTGATAGTTGAGAAAGTAGCGGATGACAAATACAAGGTT
The window above is part of the Candidatus Cloacimonadaceae bacterium genome. Proteins encoded here:
- a CDS encoding XkdF-like putative serine protease domain-containing protein; the protein is MNLFGNKSRIVQKGELRNVEVELVSLLFDERNPANQKGFVVKNANGRSFEHKINSTKFKSETSGTQGRLYVTLMEPNIHDSQGDYYTKEEIQKACDHFAKHGLVGKCDVNHNMQPVPEFAVVENYILKTADKEHFPDAKVGAWVQVLKCENLNSELWQKVEKGEFNGVSIYGRADDYSGTEASLTEIKNELNSLRKVAELNNNSEMQKGIAAITDRITELEKSSGTVIVSEAIKSIEKSLKDLSVTMSRAISKSIPGEPDENQQNMDKEVMIDGNKVIVKASHREIYKGIADVDSGKAMNILTANTTSLFIDEVVGSQPGDTLSDISVIPLLKDEKIDVGLIDDLVFKNSLDGALTAQGVSTADLSVPTGILNAEFTLGRDVVEFYKDKYGEQAFGAYVEQHIAKKTEKAMRLLLFKGDRASGTDKLKALNGIIKLATTGTDVTELDSSAYVTFAERFEASLLAFGDEMLEEQESFKFYVSQKDLIRIRSELSKRQTGVGDRLLLEGGNVSFAGIPVKARLMPDNYIVAGLTKFIIIGYRTDAELKVEHHGADWKYHWYIRIRPGITYIPNFIKVFKVI
- a CDS encoding site-specific DNA-methyltransferase codes for the protein MKKEIKNPIETYLHTKEERLNNPPVGMVTPETDPDGSKKSYSYDPHIDPQLQWAGKQEHLSFEVPTVSLHVHERIDPLTIIDAVRKKRIDEEDDQIEISLFSKPEENPPLREAIQFYKHKHNWSNRLIAGDSLLVMNSLLEKEGMGGKVQTIYFDPPYGIKYGSNFQPFTNKKKVDDKDDDMSIEPETIKAFRDTWELGIHSYLTYIRDRLLLSWQLLDDTGSIFLQINDNNLHLVKNVLDEIFGYENCVNIIPFKKRASFLSRFGKGLFELFDYIVWFAKDIDKIKVNPLYIPVDKMQQLKGEFRFYDDIQGIRKLSDEDILNSELDLSRVFRTHSASKKSTNPQHTEPVTIGTEILHPPIGHEWKANPEGMKRLVELNRLVAGSQTRPYKIYFSDFPYQLLNNLWDDTLAEQNPIYAVQTDELPIQRCILLSSDPGDVVLDITCGSGTSALVAEQWGRRWITCDTSRVAITLTKIRLMSSTFPYYELAHPSEGIGSGFNYKSKSRIKLETIARNEPPEEILLYDKPIQDSSKARVTGPFTVEAVPAPAAKSIDEIIQGSEPVADNSLSRSGETLRQAEWRDELLKTGVRGKNNQYIKFSRIEPIPGCQWIHADGETNPESTESDPVRVAVSFASEFMPLEQRQVSLALDEAQSLIPKPKILIFAAFQFDPEAAKDIDETNWPGVQMLRVQMNADLLTEDLKKKRASNDSFWLIGQPEVIVEKVADDKYKVKVMGFDYYNTRNGQIESGGKNQIALWMLDTDYDGRAIFPKQVFLPMAGDKDGWSKLARDLKASIDDDLIEKYRSTESLPFSIGNHRQIAVKIVDDRGIESLVVKRLD
- a CDS encoding phage portal protein, with the protein product MRLGNHNVGISSATDLLESKYKPETVDLAVMKRIGKRLISKEAESKKVVSQPYLMSKLLALLDTDEYHSGCVDAIMMATVMQFECKNSNVTKWMETAEFPACEDQTTILGELIKFYIACGNGFLIKMRNAQGQWMGLERMLPTEVQIVENYDEFGFFRPNFIQTKNNQKQDFAYADIIHIKKSTHKSNAWGLSCLPIAINVEILSEIKTFDYNNFQNGLMIDYFVIVEGGTLRDGTVTDEQGNEVMTDAYTEIEKALIDVKGNAKSHSTVLIESESKDVKIRLEPLRQQDREGGFLSLKKDLREGIFAYHRVPARVVSQLIPGQLGGDNKSDMLMFYHFVIKPLQERLALTLAIEFNYEFNWNVTPADFNFGNLTEALQSADEQLFKQSRNF
- a CDS encoding glycoside hydrolase family protein; amino-acid sequence: MEQILLQKVKEQLLRHEGLKLKPYRCTAGKLTIGVGRNLDANGISQKEAIYLLENDILHCETELLEHIPLVYLRLNDIRKSVLLNMCFNLGITGLMGFKNTLAFIGAGDFERAANNMLVSKWAKQVGRRAIELSELMRKG